A stretch of the Danio rerio strain Tuebingen ecotype United States chromosome 18, GRCz12tu, whole genome shotgun sequence genome encodes the following:
- the zgc:123258 gene encoding signal peptide peptidase-like 2A isoform X2: MALKLWSLLLLAAVCPQLEAQEAILHVSNGSVVKEYCLVYNSSWSSVSDSLNTAVSYPLRNLSSSRLCSAGQLSPGALRGMAVLVMRGECVFSQKAEVAQSLGAELLLIASTENLVTPSANNSEYSKVKIPLALVRYRDILNMQQVFPDGMKVSVYAPPLPLFDGSIIVMFLIAVFTVVMGGFWSGAAEKQKLSAGVCGETVDGQQDSSEISLYSPLKVLLFVGMMCVMLVLMYFFYRWLVYGIIVIFCLASASALYNCLDSLMTAVGCGTLSVSCSERSVSVRSLLIAAVCITLSVVWGVYRNDDRWIWVLQDLLGIAFCLNFLKTISLSNFKICVILLSLLLLYDVFFVFITPFLTPNGESIMVQVALGPGGGGGKGDGRTVEVPADPSETYEKLPVVMRIPQFSALAQNLCMMQFSILGYGDIIIPGLLVAYCHRFDVWVGNSRKTYFITCAVAYAVGLLLTFAVMLLSRMGQPALLYLVPCTLLSSFTLACVRKELRHFWSGPTHAVLDDSRKPLLSDGDAGAAGGVRSC; encoded by the exons ATGGCGCTGAAGCTGTGGAGTCTGCTCCTGCTGGCGGCGGTGTGTCCTCAG ctgGAGGCGCAGGAGGCCATCCTGCACGTGTCCAACGGCTCTGTGGTCAAAGAATACTGTCTGGTGTACAACTCATCCTGGAGCAGTGTGTCTGACAGCCTGAACACCGCT gtgtccTACCCGCTGCGGAACCTGAGCTCCAGCCGTCTGTGTTCAGCGGGTCAGCTGTCGCCGGGTGCGCTGCGGGGCATGGCGGTGCTGGTGATGCGGGGGGAGTGTGTGTTCAGCCAGAAGGCGGAGGTGGCGCAGAGTCTGGGGGCGGAGCTACTGCTCATCGCCAGCACCGAGAACCTG gtaACGCCATCAGCAAATAACTCTGAGTACAGTAAAGTGAAGATCCCGCTGGCCCTCGTCAGGTACCGGGACATCCTGAACATGCAgcag gtgtttCCTGATGGGATGAAGGTGAGTGTGTacgctcctcctcttcctctgttTGACGGCAGCATCATCGTCATGTTCCTGATCGCCGTCTTCACTGTGGTCATGGGCGGATTCTGGAGCGGCGCAGCGGAGAA gcagaAGCTGAGCGCGGGTGTGTGTGGTGAGACAGTGGACGGTCAGCAGGACTCGTCTGAGATCTCGCTCTACTCTCCGCTGAAGGTGCTGCTGTTTGTGGGCATGATGTGTGTGATGCTGGTGCTCATGTACTTCTTCTACCGCTGGCTgg TGTATGGGATCATCGTGATCTTCTGTCTGGCGTCTGCATCTGCGCTCTACAACTGCCTCGACTCACTGATGACGGCCGTGGGCTGCGGGACActcag tgTAAGCTGCAGTGAGAGGAGTGTGTCGGTGCGGTCGCTGCTCATCGCTGCTGTCTGCATCACTCTGTCTGTGGTCTGGGGAGTGTACAGGAACGACGACag GTGGATCTGGGTTCTGCAGGATCTGCTGGGAATCGCCTTCTGCCTGAACTTCCTGAAGACCATCAGCCTGTCCAACTTCAAG ATCTGTGTGATTCTGCTCAGCCTGCTGCTCCTCTATGACGTCTTCTTCGTCTTCATCACTCCATTCCTCACTCCG aatgGAGAAAGCATCATGGTGCAGGTGGCCCTGGGGCCCGGCGGAGGTGGAGGAAAG ggtgaTGGCAGGACGGTGGAGGTTCCAGCAGACCCTTCAGAAACCTATGAGAAA ctGCCTGTGGTCATGCGTATCCCACAATTCTCTGCGTTGGCTCAGAATCTGTGTATGATGCAGTTCTCCATTCTGGGCTACGGAGACATCATTAtaccag GTCTGCTGGTGGCGTACTGTCACAGGTTTGATGTTTGGGTGGGAAACTCCAGGAAGACCTACTTCATCACCTGCGCTGtcg CGTACGCCGTGGGTCTGCTGCTGACGTTCGCAGTGATGCTGTTGTCCAGGATGGGTCAGCCGGCGCTCCTCTATCTGGTTCCCTGCACACTCCTCAGCAGCTTCACACTCGCCTGCGTGCGCAAGGAGCTCCGACACTTCTGGTCTGGGCCTACACACGCc GTTCTGGACGATTCGAGGAAGCCCTTACTCTCAG
- the zgc:123258 gene encoding signal peptide peptidase-like 2A isoform X1, with protein MALKLWSLLLLAAVCPQLEAQEAILHVSNGSVVKEYCLVYNSSWSSVSDSLNTAVSYPLRNLSSSRLCSAGQLSPGALRGMAVLVMRGECVFSQKAEVAQSLGAELLLIASTENLVTPSANNSEYSKVKIPLALVRYRDILNMQQVFPDGMEVFPDGMKVSVYAPPLPLFDGSIIVMFLIAVFTVVMGGFWSGAAEKQKLSAGVCGETVDGQQDSSEISLYSPLKVLLFVGMMCVMLVLMYFFYRWLVYGIIVIFCLASASALYNCLDSLMTAVGCGTLSVSCSERSVSVRSLLIAAVCITLSVVWGVYRNDDRWIWVLQDLLGIAFCLNFLKTISLSNFKICVILLSLLLLYDVFFVFITPFLTPNGESIMVQVALGPGGGGGKGDGRTVEVPADPSETYEKLPVVMRIPQFSALAQNLCMMQFSILGYGDIIIPGLLVAYCHRFDVWVGNSRKTYFITCAVAYAVGLLLTFAVMLLSRMGQPALLYLVPCTLLSSFTLACVRKELRHFWSGPTHAVLDDSRKPLLSDGDAGAAGGVRSC; from the exons ATGGCGCTGAAGCTGTGGAGTCTGCTCCTGCTGGCGGCGGTGTGTCCTCAG ctgGAGGCGCAGGAGGCCATCCTGCACGTGTCCAACGGCTCTGTGGTCAAAGAATACTGTCTGGTGTACAACTCATCCTGGAGCAGTGTGTCTGACAGCCTGAACACCGCT gtgtccTACCCGCTGCGGAACCTGAGCTCCAGCCGTCTGTGTTCAGCGGGTCAGCTGTCGCCGGGTGCGCTGCGGGGCATGGCGGTGCTGGTGATGCGGGGGGAGTGTGTGTTCAGCCAGAAGGCGGAGGTGGCGCAGAGTCTGGGGGCGGAGCTACTGCTCATCGCCAGCACCGAGAACCTG gtaACGCCATCAGCAAATAACTCTGAGTACAGTAAAGTGAAGATCCCGCTGGCCCTCGTCAGGTACCGGGACATCCTGAACATGCAgcag gTGTTTCCTGATGGGATGGag gtgtttCCTGATGGGATGAAGGTGAGTGTGTacgctcctcctcttcctctgttTGACGGCAGCATCATCGTCATGTTCCTGATCGCCGTCTTCACTGTGGTCATGGGCGGATTCTGGAGCGGCGCAGCGGAGAA gcagaAGCTGAGCGCGGGTGTGTGTGGTGAGACAGTGGACGGTCAGCAGGACTCGTCTGAGATCTCGCTCTACTCTCCGCTGAAGGTGCTGCTGTTTGTGGGCATGATGTGTGTGATGCTGGTGCTCATGTACTTCTTCTACCGCTGGCTgg TGTATGGGATCATCGTGATCTTCTGTCTGGCGTCTGCATCTGCGCTCTACAACTGCCTCGACTCACTGATGACGGCCGTGGGCTGCGGGACActcag tgTAAGCTGCAGTGAGAGGAGTGTGTCGGTGCGGTCGCTGCTCATCGCTGCTGTCTGCATCACTCTGTCTGTGGTCTGGGGAGTGTACAGGAACGACGACag GTGGATCTGGGTTCTGCAGGATCTGCTGGGAATCGCCTTCTGCCTGAACTTCCTGAAGACCATCAGCCTGTCCAACTTCAAG ATCTGTGTGATTCTGCTCAGCCTGCTGCTCCTCTATGACGTCTTCTTCGTCTTCATCACTCCATTCCTCACTCCG aatgGAGAAAGCATCATGGTGCAGGTGGCCCTGGGGCCCGGCGGAGGTGGAGGAAAG ggtgaTGGCAGGACGGTGGAGGTTCCAGCAGACCCTTCAGAAACCTATGAGAAA ctGCCTGTGGTCATGCGTATCCCACAATTCTCTGCGTTGGCTCAGAATCTGTGTATGATGCAGTTCTCCATTCTGGGCTACGGAGACATCATTAtaccag GTCTGCTGGTGGCGTACTGTCACAGGTTTGATGTTTGGGTGGGAAACTCCAGGAAGACCTACTTCATCACCTGCGCTGtcg CGTACGCCGTGGGTCTGCTGCTGACGTTCGCAGTGATGCTGTTGTCCAGGATGGGTCAGCCGGCGCTCCTCTATCTGGTTCCCTGCACACTCCTCAGCAGCTTCACACTCGCCTGCGTGCGCAAGGAGCTCCGACACTTCTGGTCTGGGCCTACACACGCc GTTCTGGACGATTCGAGGAAGCCCTTACTCTCAG
- the zgc:123258 gene encoding signal peptide peptidase-like 2A isoform X3 — MALKLWSLLLLAAVCPQLEAQEAILHVSNGSVVKEYCLVYNSSWSSVSDSLNTAVSYPLRNLSSSRLCSAGQLSPGALRGMAVLVMRGECVFSQKAEVAQSLGAELLLIASTENLVTPSANNSEYSKVKIPLALVRYRDILNMQQVFPDGMEVFPDGMKVSVYAPPLPLFDGSIIVMFLIAVFTVVMGGFWSGAAEKQKLSAGVCGETVDGQQDSSEISLYSPLKVLLFVGMMCVMLVLMYFFYRWLVYGIIVIFCLASASALYNCLDSLMTAVGCGTLSVSCSERSVSVRSLLIAAVCITLSVVWGVYRNDDRWIWVLQDLLGIAFCLNFLKTISLSNFKICVILLSLLLLYDVFFVFITPFLTPNGESIMVQVALGPGGGGGKGDGRTVEVPADPSETYEKLPVVMRIPQFSALAQNLCMMQFSILGYGDIIIPGLLVAYCHRFDVWVGNSRKTYFITCAVAYAVGLLLTFAVMLLSRMGQPALLYLVPCTLLSSFTLACVRKELRHFWSGPTHAMETLEQLVE, encoded by the exons ATGGCGCTGAAGCTGTGGAGTCTGCTCCTGCTGGCGGCGGTGTGTCCTCAG ctgGAGGCGCAGGAGGCCATCCTGCACGTGTCCAACGGCTCTGTGGTCAAAGAATACTGTCTGGTGTACAACTCATCCTGGAGCAGTGTGTCTGACAGCCTGAACACCGCT gtgtccTACCCGCTGCGGAACCTGAGCTCCAGCCGTCTGTGTTCAGCGGGTCAGCTGTCGCCGGGTGCGCTGCGGGGCATGGCGGTGCTGGTGATGCGGGGGGAGTGTGTGTTCAGCCAGAAGGCGGAGGTGGCGCAGAGTCTGGGGGCGGAGCTACTGCTCATCGCCAGCACCGAGAACCTG gtaACGCCATCAGCAAATAACTCTGAGTACAGTAAAGTGAAGATCCCGCTGGCCCTCGTCAGGTACCGGGACATCCTGAACATGCAgcag gTGTTTCCTGATGGGATGGag gtgtttCCTGATGGGATGAAGGTGAGTGTGTacgctcctcctcttcctctgttTGACGGCAGCATCATCGTCATGTTCCTGATCGCCGTCTTCACTGTGGTCATGGGCGGATTCTGGAGCGGCGCAGCGGAGAA gcagaAGCTGAGCGCGGGTGTGTGTGGTGAGACAGTGGACGGTCAGCAGGACTCGTCTGAGATCTCGCTCTACTCTCCGCTGAAGGTGCTGCTGTTTGTGGGCATGATGTGTGTGATGCTGGTGCTCATGTACTTCTTCTACCGCTGGCTgg TGTATGGGATCATCGTGATCTTCTGTCTGGCGTCTGCATCTGCGCTCTACAACTGCCTCGACTCACTGATGACGGCCGTGGGCTGCGGGACActcag tgTAAGCTGCAGTGAGAGGAGTGTGTCGGTGCGGTCGCTGCTCATCGCTGCTGTCTGCATCACTCTGTCTGTGGTCTGGGGAGTGTACAGGAACGACGACag GTGGATCTGGGTTCTGCAGGATCTGCTGGGAATCGCCTTCTGCCTGAACTTCCTGAAGACCATCAGCCTGTCCAACTTCAAG ATCTGTGTGATTCTGCTCAGCCTGCTGCTCCTCTATGACGTCTTCTTCGTCTTCATCACTCCATTCCTCACTCCG aatgGAGAAAGCATCATGGTGCAGGTGGCCCTGGGGCCCGGCGGAGGTGGAGGAAAG ggtgaTGGCAGGACGGTGGAGGTTCCAGCAGACCCTTCAGAAACCTATGAGAAA ctGCCTGTGGTCATGCGTATCCCACAATTCTCTGCGTTGGCTCAGAATCTGTGTATGATGCAGTTCTCCATTCTGGGCTACGGAGACATCATTAtaccag GTCTGCTGGTGGCGTACTGTCACAGGTTTGATGTTTGGGTGGGAAACTCCAGGAAGACCTACTTCATCACCTGCGCTGtcg CGTACGCCGTGGGTCTGCTGCTGACGTTCGCAGTGATGCTGTTGTCCAGGATGGGTCAGCCGGCGCTCCTCTATCTGGTTCCCTGCACACTCCTCAGCAGCTTCACACTCGCCTGCGTGCGCAAGGAGCTCCGACACTTCTGGTCTGGGCCTACACACGCc
- the zgc:123258 gene encoding uncharacterized protein LOC641502 precursor (The RefSeq protein has 2 substitutions compared to this genomic sequence) has translation MALKLWSLLPLAAVCPQLEAQEAILHVSNGSVVKEYCLVYNSSWSSVSDSLNTAVSYPLRNLSSSHLCSAGQLSPGALRGMAVLVMRGECVFSQKAEVAQSLGAELLLIASTENLVTPSANNSEYSKVKIPLALVRYRDILNMQQVFPDGMKVSVYAPPLPLFDGSIIVMFLIAVFTVVMGGFWSGAAEKQKLSAGVCGETVDGQQDSSEISLYSPLKVLLFVGMMCVMLVLMYFFYRWLVYGIIVIFCLASASALYNCLDSLMTAVGCGTLSVSCSERSVSVRSLLIAAVCITLSVVWGVYRNDDRWIWVLQDLLGIAFCLNFLKTISLSNFKICVILLSLLLLYDVFFVFITPFLTPNGESIMVQVALGPGGGGGKGDGRTVEVPADPSETYEKLPVVMRIPQFSALAQNLCMMQFSILGYGDIIIPGLLVAYCHRFDVWVGNSRKTYFITCAVAYAVGLLLTFAVMLLSRMGQPALLYLVPCTLLSSFTLACVRKELRHFWSGPTHAMETLEQLVE, from the exons ATGGCGCTGAAGCTGTGGAGTCTGCTCCTGCTGGCGGCGGTGTGTCCTCAG ctgGAGGCGCAGGAGGCCATCCTGCACGTGTCCAACGGCTCTGTGGTCAAAGAATACTGTCTGGTGTACAACTCATCCTGGAGCAGTGTGTCTGACAGCCTGAACACCGCT gtgtccTACCCGCTGCGGAACCTGAGCTCCAGCCGTCTGTGTTCAGCGGGTCAGCTGTCGCCGGGTGCGCTGCGGGGCATGGCGGTGCTGGTGATGCGGGGGGAGTGTGTGTTCAGCCAGAAGGCGGAGGTGGCGCAGAGTCTGGGGGCGGAGCTACTGCTCATCGCCAGCACCGAGAACCTG gtaACGCCATCAGCAAATAACTCTGAGTACAGTAAAGTGAAGATCCCGCTGGCCCTCGTCAGGTACCGGGACATCCTGAACATGCAgcag gtgtttCCTGATGGGATGAAGGTGAGTGTGTacgctcctcctcttcctctgttTGACGGCAGCATCATCGTCATGTTCCTGATCGCCGTCTTCACTGTGGTCATGGGCGGATTCTGGAGCGGCGCAGCGGAGAA gcagaAGCTGAGCGCGGGTGTGTGTGGTGAGACAGTGGACGGTCAGCAGGACTCGTCTGAGATCTCGCTCTACTCTCCGCTGAAGGTGCTGCTGTTTGTGGGCATGATGTGTGTGATGCTGGTGCTCATGTACTTCTTCTACCGCTGGCTgg TGTATGGGATCATCGTGATCTTCTGTCTGGCGTCTGCATCTGCGCTCTACAACTGCCTCGACTCACTGATGACGGCCGTGGGCTGCGGGACActcag tgTAAGCTGCAGTGAGAGGAGTGTGTCGGTGCGGTCGCTGCTCATCGCTGCTGTCTGCATCACTCTGTCTGTGGTCTGGGGAGTGTACAGGAACGACGACag GTGGATCTGGGTTCTGCAGGATCTGCTGGGAATCGCCTTCTGCCTGAACTTCCTGAAGACCATCAGCCTGTCCAACTTCAAG ATCTGTGTGATTCTGCTCAGCCTGCTGCTCCTCTATGACGTCTTCTTCGTCTTCATCACTCCATTCCTCACTCCG aatgGAGAAAGCATCATGGTGCAGGTGGCCCTGGGGCCCGGCGGAGGTGGAGGAAAG ggtgaTGGCAGGACGGTGGAGGTTCCAGCAGACCCTTCAGAAACCTATGAGAAA ctGCCTGTGGTCATGCGTATCCCACAATTCTCTGCGTTGGCTCAGAATCTGTGTATGATGCAGTTCTCCATTCTGGGCTACGGAGACATCATTAtaccag GTCTGCTGGTGGCGTACTGTCACAGGTTTGATGTTTGGGTGGGAAACTCCAGGAAGACCTACTTCATCACCTGCGCTGtcg CGTACGCCGTGGGTCTGCTGCTGACGTTCGCAGTGATGCTGTTGTCCAGGATGGGTCAGCCGGCGCTCCTCTATCTGGTTCCCTGCACACTCCTCAGCAGCTTCACACTCGCCTGCGTGCGCAAGGAGCTCCGACACTTCTGGTCTGGGCCTACACACGCc